Genomic window (Acidimicrobiales bacterium):
AGAATGTGGCCGCGCCAAAGCTGAAGACGCCACCGTCGGAGGCCACGAACCAGTAGCCCTCACCCGAAGGGTGCGCGGCCATGCCCACTATGGGCTTGTTGAGCGGCTTGCCGCCTTCCGATCCGTGGAAGCCGGCATCGCCGTAGCTGAAGATGCCCCCGTCGGACGCCACGAACCAATAGCCGTTGCCGGTGGTGACGGCTTCGGCAGGGCTGGGCGCCCCGATGAGCCCCAGTACCGCCAACGTCGGTACAACGAGCGCGAGCAGGCTGAACGCCCGCCGAACGACAAAACCCCGCGTAGCACTGCGCATGATGACCCCTGGTCTCTCGCCCCCTGATGGTGGTCAGGGTACAGGTGGGGTCATCGCCCGCCAATCTCTTGCCTCGCGGGGCTAATTCTCGACCGTGGCGCCTGTGGCCGCCCGCACCCGCCACCCGTCGACGGCCGCCCCTGGTTCGGCCAGTGCCACCACGCAGCCGCCGAACCCCGCGCCGGTCAGGCGGGCGCCGAGCACGCCGGGCGTCGAGGCCAAGTGCTCGACCAGGTCGTCGAGGGCAGGGATGCTTACCTCGAAGTCGTCGCGCAGGCTGGCGTGCGACGCCGCCATCAGCGGCCCCAGGTCGCCGGTGCGTCCCGCCGCCAGGGCCTCGGCGAAGGCCTGCACCCGCGCGTTCTCGCTCACCACATGGCGGGCCCGGCGGCGGATGACGGGGTCGTCGATGCCCTCCGCGTCGGCCAGGGTGGCGTCGCGCAGCGGGCCGAGCTGCCGGGCGGCGGCTTCGCACTCCGCCCGCCGCTGGGCGTAGGCCGTGCCGCCCAGGCCCCGCTCGACCCCCGAGTGCACGACCACAACGTCGAGGCCGTCGGGCACCGGGACAGGCATGACCTCGAAGGTCGTGCAGTCGATGAGCAACGCGTGCCCCTCGACCCCGGCCGCCGAGGCCAGCTGGTCCATGATCCCGCAGGGCACACCCGACGCCCGCTGCTCCGCCTCCTGGCACGCGTGCGCCAACTCCAGCGGGGTGCCCTCGAATCCGACGGCGAGGGCGACCGCCACCTCAAGGGCCGCGCTCGACGACAGCCCGGCGCCCAGCGGCAACGTCGAGAAGACGGTCCCGTGCACCCCCGTCGCAGGGCGCAGCACGGCGACCACGCCGGCGACGTAGCGGGCCCACGGCGGCGACACCGCGGCCGGGTCGTCGACCGACAACGACACCAAGGCCCGCTCGGGTTCGTCGGCCGACACCAGCGATACGTGGTCGCCTTCGCGAGTGCCGTCGACCACCGTCTCCAGGTTGACGGCCATGGGCAGGACGAGCCCGCCTGTGTAGTCGGTGTGGTCGCCGATCAGGTTGACCCGGCCCGGCGCCCGCGCCCTCACGGCGTGGAGGTGGCGAAGGCCCAGGCGTCGGCGATCATCGTCTCCAGCTCGGGCTTCTCCGGCACCCAGCCCAGTTCGGCCCGGATGCGTTCGCTGGAGGCGACGAGCACGGCGGGGTCGCCTGCCCGCCGCCCGACCTCGACCGCCTTGATGTCGCGCCCGGTCACCCGTCGGGCTGCCTCGATCACCTCTCGCACCGAGAACCCGGCGCCGTTGCCCAGGTTGTAGATGCGGTGCCCCGCTTCGTCGGTGGCTTCCAAGGCCAGAAGGTGGGCGCGGGCCAGGTCATCGACGTGGATGTAGTCGCGCACGGCGGTTCCGTCGGGGGTGGGGTAGTCGGTCCCGAAGATCGACACCTGCTCCCTGGTGCCCGCCGCCGCCTGGAGCACGAGGGGGATGAGGTGGGTCTCGGGGTCGTGTCGCTCGCCCCGGCCACCCGAAGCGCCGGCCACGTTGAAGTACCGCAGGCTCACGGCGCCGAGGCCGGTGGCCGCGCACTCGTAACCGATGACGTGGTCGACGGCCAGCTTGGAAGCCCCGTAGGGGTTGGTGGGCTTGGTCGGCGCCGTCTCGACGATCGGCACCTCCTCGGGGTCGCCGTAGGTGGCGGCGGTCGACGAAAACACCATCCGGCGGACGCCCGCGTCGCGCATGGCGTCGAGCAGGTTGAGGGTGCCGGCCACGTTGGCCCGGAAGTAGCGGGCGGGCTCGGTCACCGATTCGCCCACCAGCGACAAGGCGGCGAAGTGGAGGACGGCGTCGAAGCCGCGGCCCACGACCTCGGCCACGGCGGGGGCGTCGAGGATGTCGACCTCCACGAACGCCGCCTGCGACGGCACCGACTCCTTGTGCCCCTTCAAGAGGTTGTCGACCACCGTCACGTCGTGGCCGGCCTCCACCAGGTGGGCGGCCACGATCGAGCCGATGTAGCCGGCACCTCCAACGACGAGGGTGCGCACCGCTACACCGACGCCGAGGGGATGTCGAGGTCGGGCTCGGTGGGGCCTTCGCCCGCACCGGTGGCGTCGAGGGCGTCGCCGATGTTGGCCAATGTGGCGGCGTCGAGGCGCACCGCGCCGGCACCCACCCACCCGTCGACCTGCTCGGCGCTGCGGGCGCCCACGATGGCCCCGTCGACGCCGTCCCACGCCAAGGTCCAGGCGATGGCCAGCTCGGGCACCGAGCAACCGACATCCTCGGCTATCGCCCGCAGCCGCTCCACCAAGTCGAGGTTGCGCTCCAAGCCCTCGCCTGTGAAATGCGGGTGCTCGCGACGCCAGTCGTCGTCGGGCAGCGACGCCGCCCGCTCGGCACTGAACCGGCCACTCAAGATGCCCGAGCCCATGGGGCTGTAGACGATCACGCCAACACCGTTCTCGCGGCACCACGGCAACGTGCGGTCGACGACGTCGCGCACCAGCAGGTTCAACTGGGGCTGGAAGGTGTCGACTTGGCGGATGGCCTGGCAGCGCTCCAACAGGTCGATCTCGAAGTTGGAGACGCCGAGGTGGCGGACCTTGCCCTCGTCGACCAGCGCGGCCATCGTCGACCAGGAGTCCTCGATGGGGGTGCCGTCGTGCGAAGGCCAATGGATCTGGTAGAGGTCGATTGTGTCGACGCCCAGCCGTTCCAAGGACGCCTCGCACTCCTGGCGGATCGACTCGGGGGCGAGCACGTTCGACACCGTGCGGGCGTCGGGCTCCCACACCAGGCCGCACTTGGTGAACACCAGCGGGCGGTCGCCCTCGGGCAGCTCGCGCACGGCCCGGCCCACCACCGACTCGGCCCGGCCCAGCCCGTAGGCGGGGGCGGTGTCGATCCAGTTGACCCCGCGCTCGACGGCCCGGTGGATGGCGGCCACCGACTCGTCGTCGTCCTGCGGGCCCCACCCCCCTTGCCACTCGCCGCCGCCGATGGCCCAGGCGCCCAGGCCGAGCGACGTGATCTGCAGGTCGGTGCGGCCCAGCGGTCGCGTCTCCATCGAGTCAGTTGCTCCTTGCCGGTGTGGGGAGCGCAGCACGCAATCGAGCCGCCGTCTCCTCGGGGACCGTGTCGTTCACGAAGGCGCCCGCCGCCAACTCCGAGCCGGCCAGGTACTTCAGCTTCTCGGCGGTGCGGTGGATGGGCGTGAACTCCACATGGAAGTGGCTGACCGACAGCCACTGGCCGTCGTCGGTGGGCGCCTGGTGCAGCGCCATGACGTACGGCAACGAGAACCCGAACAGGCCGTCGTAGGCCTTGGCCACCAGCACGAGCAGCTCGGCCAGGTCGGTCCGTTCGGGATCGGTCAGGTCGAGCAGCGAGGTGGCGTGGCGGTGGGCCGTCACGTGCACCTCGTAGGGGAAGCGGGCGGCGAAGGGCACGTAGGCCAGGAACGTGCGGTTGCGGGCCACCACCCGCACGCCCTCGGCCCGCTCGCGGGCCACCACGTCGCACACCACGCACGTGCCGTTGATCGCCAGGTGGAGGGCGCCTGCCTCCATCTCGGCCTCGGCGATCGGGGGGATCTCGGGGTAGCCGTAGACCTGCCCGTGCGGGTGGTGCAGGGTGACGCCGACGGCCTCGCCCTTGTTCTCGAAGATGAAGACGTAGTCGATCTCGTCGCGTGCGCCGAGCGCCGCGTAACGGTCGGCCCACACGTCGACGATGCGGGTGACGCGGTCGACCGACAGGTCGGCGAAGGTGGCGTCGTGGTCGTCGGTGTAGACGACGACCTCGGTCGCTCCCAGCGCGGGCTCCACCGCGTAGAGGTCGGAGATGGGGACCGACGGCTGCGGCGGCGACAGGGTGAGCGACGGGAAGCGGTTGTCGAACACCACGATGTCGTAGGACGGGTCGGGGATTTCCACGCCGCCGGGGCACAGGGGGCAGTCGCCCGCAGCGGGGAGGAACGTGCGGTCTTGGCGGTGGGTGGCGAACGTGCGCCACTGCCCGGTCATGGGGTCGAGCCGCCTCTCCGTCATCTACCCACCCACCCGACCCGCGTCATCGGGCTACCGCCGCGATCCAGGTGTAGGAGGTCTGCGAACGGCCGTCGGGCATGGTCCGCGGCGTGCGCTCCATGGTCGGGCGGGGCGTCGTGGCCCAGCGCACCAGGTCGGCCAGCAACGCGC
Coding sequences:
- the galT gene encoding galactose-1-phosphate uridylyltransferase; translation: MTERRLDPMTGQWRTFATHRQDRTFLPAAGDCPLCPGGVEIPDPSYDIVVFDNRFPSLTLSPPQPSVPISDLYAVEPALGATEVVVYTDDHDATFADLSVDRVTRIVDVWADRYAALGARDEIDYVFIFENKGEAVGVTLHHPHGQVYGYPEIPPIAEAEMEAGALHLAINGTCVVCDVVARERAEGVRVVARNRTFLAYVPFAARFPYEVHVTAHRHATSLLDLTDPERTDLAELLVLVAKAYDGLFGFSLPYVMALHQAPTDDGQWLSVSHFHVEFTPIHRTAEKLKYLAGSELAAGAFVNDTVPEETAARLRAALPTPARSN
- the galK gene encoding galactokinase is translated as MRARAPGRVNLIGDHTDYTGGLVLPMAVNLETVVDGTREGDHVSLVSADEPERALVSLSVDDPAAVSPPWARYVAGVVAVLRPATGVHGTVFSTLPLGAGLSSSAALEVAVALAVGFEGTPLELAHACQEAEQRASGVPCGIMDQLASAAGVEGHALLIDCTTFEVMPVPVPDGLDVVVVHSGVERGLGGTAYAQRRAECEAAARQLGPLRDATLADAEGIDDPVIRRRARHVVSENARVQAFAEALAAGRTGDLGPLMAASHASLRDDFEVSIPALDDLVEHLASTPGVLGARLTGAGFGGCVVALAEPGAAVDGWRVRAATGATVEN
- the galE gene encoding UDP-glucose 4-epimerase GalE, translating into MRTLVVGGAGYIGSIVAAHLVEAGHDVTVVDNLLKGHKESVPSQAAFVEVDILDAPAVAEVVGRGFDAVLHFAALSLVGESVTEPARYFRANVAGTLNLLDAMRDAGVRRMVFSSTAATYGDPEEVPIVETAPTKPTNPYGASKLAVDHVIGYECAATGLGAVSLRYFNVAGASGGRGERHDPETHLIPLVLQAAAGTREQVSIFGTDYPTPDGTAVRDYIHVDDLARAHLLALEATDEAGHRIYNLGNGAGFSVREVIEAARRVTGRDIKAVEVGRRAGDPAVLVASSERIRAELGWVPEKPELETMIADAWAFATSTP
- a CDS encoding aldo/keto reductase, with translation METRPLGRTDLQITSLGLGAWAIGGGEWQGGWGPQDDDESVAAIHRAVERGVNWIDTAPAYGLGRAESVVGRAVRELPEGDRPLVFTKCGLVWEPDARTVSNVLAPESIRQECEASLERLGVDTIDLYQIHWPSHDGTPIEDSWSTMAALVDEGKVRHLGVSNFEIDLLERCQAIRQVDTFQPQLNLLVRDVVDRTLPWCRENGVGVIVYSPMGSGILSGRFSAERAASLPDDDWRREHPHFTGEGLERNLDLVERLRAIAEDVGCSVPELAIAWTLAWDGVDGAIVGARSAEQVDGWVGAGAVRLDAATLANIGDALDATGAGEGPTEPDLDIPSASV